From the genome of Clostridium sp. BNL1100, one region includes:
- a CDS encoding LacI family DNA-binding transcriptional regulator yields MANANIKLIAEKTNLSPGTVSIVLNGRGDKMRISEKTQNRVWEEAKLLGYKPNIYARRLRNQSAGNSAAIIGILWPSVYSSELIVNFFDGIQNSILNDKLNVEVVFKPYQYSEISKMEDIFKNQLFNGVIIVGASDSDVDYLYKINSTMPIILFNRQNDKYGTVCIDNYTTGEKVSRLLAARGHKKAGLICPNLLSRNFSMRRTGFLDGCQKYGITVLPEHIIHETLDSEGGYRSAEKLLRSQPLPSALFLLVSGYSHEVYSVLQKNGVRIPEDIEIIGCSDIVSSRILKPSMTVIDLPIQKMVKKSLQLILDMINGYIQEPHNIFEEAYFIFRESCGGFPDSEPVI; encoded by the coding sequence ATGGCTAATGCAAATATTAAATTAATTGCTGAAAAAACAAATCTTTCACCGGGTACTGTATCCATTGTTCTAAATGGACGCGGCGATAAAATGCGCATTTCCGAAAAGACTCAGAACCGGGTGTGGGAAGAAGCGAAATTATTAGGATATAAACCAAATATATATGCCCGCCGCTTAAGAAATCAATCAGCAGGAAATTCAGCTGCAATTATTGGTATTCTGTGGCCTTCTGTATATTCTTCAGAATTGATTGTAAACTTCTTTGATGGAATTCAAAATAGCATTTTAAATGATAAATTGAACGTAGAGGTTGTATTTAAACCTTATCAATATTCGGAAATCAGCAAAATGGAAGATATATTTAAAAATCAGTTGTTTAACGGGGTAATAATTGTTGGGGCCTCTGACAGCGATGTTGATTATTTGTATAAGATAAATTCCACAATGCCAATAATATTGTTTAACAGGCAGAATGATAAATATGGCACCGTGTGTATCGATAATTACACTACAGGTGAAAAAGTATCTCGATTACTTGCTGCGAGAGGACATAAAAAAGCAGGTTTAATTTGTCCAAATCTATTATCACGGAATTTCAGCATGAGAAGAACAGGCTTTTTGGATGGATGTCAAAAATACGGAATTACTGTACTACCGGAGCACATTATTCATGAAACTCTTGACTCAGAAGGTGGGTATCGAAGTGCAGAAAAACTTTTGAGATCACAGCCACTTCCTTCCGCACTTTTTTTGCTTGTATCCGGCTATAGTCATGAGGTCTACTCTGTTTTGCAAAAAAATGGAGTGCGTATTCCCGAGGACATTGAAATAATAGGTTGCTCTGACATCGTATCCAGCCGAATTTTAAAACCAAGTATGACAGTCATTGATTTACCTATACAGAAAATGGTGAAGAAAAGTCTGCAGCTTATTCTGGATATGATAAACGGGTATATACAAGAACCTCACAATATTTTTGAGGAGGCGTATTTTATATTTCGTGAGAGCTGCGGAGGATTTCCTGACTCTGAACCGGTTATTTAA
- a CDS encoding YkuS family protein, with translation MNQKIAIEPNLTPIKDYLTKKGYKVENMDYGQGATKNNYDAIIVAGVETNIMGIQDTSSKAIVINADGMTEEQVYQELQSRLH, from the coding sequence ATGAATCAGAAAATAGCAATCGAACCGAATTTGACTCCCATCAAGGACTATCTGACTAAAAAAGGATACAAAGTTGAAAATATGGACTATGGACAAGGTGCCACAAAAAATAATTATGATGCAATTATAGTTGCAGGTGTAGAAACAAATATAATGGGCATACAGGATACAAGCAGCAAAGCCATTGTAATAAATGCTGACGGTATGACAGAAGAGCAGGTATATCAGGAACTTCAAAGCAGATTACATTAA
- the araD gene encoding L-ribulose-5-phosphate 4-epimerase has protein sequence MLEQLKQAVLEANLELPKKGLVTYTWGNVSGIDRESGLIAIKPSGVEYDVMTADDIVLIDLTGKVVEGKLKPSSDAPTHVALYNAFPEIGGVTHTHSRWATAFAQAGMGIPAYGTTHADYFYGEIPCTREMTKVEIESDYEANTGTVIIEAFKNLNPNYIPAVLVKNHAPFTWGKSAADAVHNSVVLEEIAMMAIQCRQLNPNVTSMPQVLLDKHFMRKHGPKAYYGQK, from the coding sequence ATGTTGGAACAACTCAAACAAGCAGTGCTGGAAGCCAATCTGGAACTGCCTAAAAAAGGACTTGTAACATATACATGGGGAAATGTAAGCGGTATTGACAGAGAAAGCGGATTAATTGCAATAAAACCAAGCGGCGTTGAGTATGACGTTATGACTGCTGATGATATTGTACTAATCGACCTCACAGGTAAAGTGGTGGAAGGTAAATTAAAGCCGTCCTCTGATGCACCAACTCATGTAGCTCTGTATAATGCTTTTCCCGAAATAGGAGGTGTAACCCACACCCACTCCAGATGGGCAACTGCTTTTGCACAGGCTGGTATGGGGATTCCTGCTTACGGGACTACTCATGCGGATTACTTTTATGGTGAAATCCCATGTACTCGGGAAATGACAAAGGTTGAGATTGAGTCTGATTATGAAGCAAATACCGGAACTGTAATAATAGAGGCTTTTAAAAATTTAAATCCTAACTACATCCCTGCCGTTCTTGTAAAAAATCATGCGCCTTTTACATGGGGAAAAAGTGCAGCAGACGCGGTTCATAATTCTGTTGTTTTAGAAGAAATAGCTATGATGGCTATTCAGTGCAGACAGTTGAACCCTAATGTAACTTCCATGCCACAGGTGCTGCTAGACAAGCACTTTATGAGAAAGCACGGCCCAAAAGCTTATTACGGACAAAAATAA
- a CDS encoding FGGY-family carbohydrate kinase yields the protein MTHELNDGRNAIINGQTTIGIELGSTRIKTVLIGADNAPIASGSHDWENSYINNIWTYSLEDIWKGVQNSYQEMIKEVREKFGVGLKTTGAIGFSGMMHGYMVFDKEENLLTPFRTWRNTITAQASEELTKLFSYPIPQRWSIAHLYQAILNNEEHVSGIDFMTTLAGYIHWKLTGEKVLGVGEASGVFPIDLNTKGFNSNMIKQFNEVNDSHNFSWKLENILPKVLVSGTEAGKLTEEGAKLLDVTGELQAGIPLCPPEGDAGTGMVATNSVAVRTGNVSAGTSVFAMVVLEKELSKVYPEIDLVTTPDGSLVGMVHSNNCTSDYDAWMGIFAEAVKALGFDVKKPQLYDTLLGLALQGDPDCGGLLAYGYISGEHITHFEEGRPMVVRSSNSNFNLANFIRVNLFTSLGALKTGLDILFQKEAVKVDGITGHGGFFKTKEVGQKIMAAAFNVPVSVMKTAGEGGAWGIALLASYMINRTSSQSLEDFLKQNVFGESQGEIVQPDPKDVDGFNEFMKRYTKGLDIERAAVNSLN from the coding sequence ATGACACATGAACTAAATGACGGTCGAAATGCTATTATTAACGGACAGACAACAATTGGGATTGAACTCGGATCAACCAGAATAAAAACGGTATTGATAGGTGCAGATAATGCACCTATCGCATCCGGCAGTCATGACTGGGAAAACAGTTATATCAATAACATTTGGACTTACAGCTTGGAAGATATCTGGAAGGGTGTTCAGAACAGCTATCAGGAAATGATTAAAGAAGTTAGGGAGAAGTTCGGTGTAGGGTTAAAAACAACCGGTGCTATCGGATTTAGTGGAATGATGCACGGTTATATGGTTTTTGACAAGGAAGAAAACCTTCTGACACCTTTCAGAACATGGCGTAATACTATAACTGCGCAGGCATCTGAGGAACTTACCAAGCTGTTCAGTTACCCGATTCCTCAGAGATGGAGTATTGCCCATCTTTACCAGGCTATACTGAACAATGAGGAGCATGTATCCGGTATTGATTTTATGACTACATTGGCCGGGTATATACACTGGAAGTTAACAGGAGAAAAAGTTCTTGGTGTCGGAGAGGCATCAGGTGTTTTCCCAATTGATTTAAATACAAAAGGCTTTAATTCAAATATGATTAAGCAGTTTAATGAGGTTAACGACAGTCATAATTTTTCGTGGAAGCTTGAAAATATTCTTCCAAAGGTTTTGGTTTCGGGTACTGAAGCAGGTAAACTGACAGAAGAAGGGGCAAAGCTCCTTGATGTTACCGGTGAGCTTCAAGCAGGTATCCCTCTATGCCCTCCTGAGGGTGATGCGGGTACCGGAATGGTTGCAACCAACAGCGTAGCAGTCCGTACAGGAAACGTATCTGCCGGGACTTCAGTTTTTGCCATGGTTGTACTCGAAAAGGAATTATCCAAAGTATATCCGGAAATTGACTTGGTGACTACACCTGACGGAAGTCTTGTGGGAATGGTTCATTCAAATAATTGTACATCTGATTATGATGCATGGATGGGTATATTTGCTGAGGCAGTTAAGGCCTTGGGCTTTGACGTGAAAAAGCCACAGCTATATGATACTCTGCTGGGATTGGCACTTCAAGGTGACCCCGATTGCGGAGGTTTGCTTGCGTACGGCTATATTTCAGGTGAACATATTACTCATTTTGAAGAGGGACGCCCGATGGTTGTTCGTTCATCAAACAGTAATTTTAATTTGGCTAACTTTATCAGGGTCAATTTGTTTACATCTCTTGGGGCTTTAAAAACCGGCCTTGATATCCTTTTCCAAAAGGAAGCTGTTAAAGTGGACGGTATTACCGGACACGGCGGTTTCTTTAAGACAAAGGAAGTAGGACAGAAGATTATGGCAGCAGCCTTTAATGTGCCTGTATCAGTTATGAAGACTGCGGGTGAAGGTGGTGCATGGGGCATCGCATTGCTTGCTTCATACATGATCAATAGAACAAGTTCACAATCATTGGAGGATTTTCTTAAACAAAATGTGTTTGGGGAAAGCCAAGGTGAAATTGTACAGCCTGATCCAAAGGATGTTGACGGTTTTAACGAGTTTATGAAACGGTACACAAAGGGACTGGATATTGAAAGAGCTGCGGTTAACTCCTTGAACTGA
- a CDS encoding fucose isomerase, protein MYNVPKVKLGIVAVSRDCFPAELSVERRKAVVKACAEKGLEIFQANTAVENEIDVLNALKELKDADVNALVVYLGNFGPEGPETILAQKFDGPVMFVAAAEESEGNLIGGRGDAYCGMLNASYNLALRKLNPYIPEYPVGDPQDVSEMVGDFENIARILLGLSKLKIFSFGPRPFNFVACNAPIKPLYDLGVEIMENSELDLFEAFNNHKDDPRIPAVVKEMEEELKNGNGYPGILPKLAQYEITLLDWAEQNKGASEYFVFANKCWPAFQTQFGFVPCYVNSRLAAKGIPVACETDIYGALSEYIITCATQMPATLLDINNSVPKDMFENNKDLFNGYTLTDLFMGFHCGNTPSCMMKNHSMKYQLIMHRLLEPDKEPDISRGTLEGTIRPGDITFFRLQGTADSQLRSYVAEGEIIDVDPKSFGGIGVFAIKEMGRFYRHVLIAKRYPHHGGVAFKHMGKVLFATMKLLGVEDVAFNQPAAMLYKDENPFK, encoded by the coding sequence ATGTATAACGTACCAAAAGTTAAACTCGGCATTGTGGCAGTTAGCAGGGATTGTTTTCCTGCAGAATTGAGTGTGGAAAGACGTAAAGCAGTTGTTAAGGCTTGCGCAGAAAAAGGTTTAGAAATATTTCAGGCAAATACAGCAGTTGAGAATGAAATAGATGTTCTCAATGCTCTGAAGGAATTAAAGGATGCTGATGTAAATGCTCTTGTAGTATACCTTGGAAACTTTGGACCTGAAGGACCTGAAACCATACTTGCTCAGAAATTTGACGGACCGGTTATGTTTGTAGCTGCTGCTGAAGAATCTGAAGGAAACCTTATAGGCGGACGTGGAGATGCATATTGCGGTATGCTGAATGCATCTTATAATCTGGCATTGAGAAAACTGAACCCATATATTCCTGAATATCCGGTTGGAGACCCACAGGATGTTTCAGAAATGGTTGGGGATTTTGAAAATATCGCAAGAATACTTCTTGGCCTTTCAAAACTCAAAATATTTAGCTTTGGACCAAGACCATTTAATTTTGTTGCATGTAACGCTCCTATTAAACCTTTGTATGATTTGGGCGTTGAAATAATGGAAAATTCAGAGCTTGATCTTTTCGAAGCATTTAACAATCACAAGGATGATCCTAGAATACCTGCAGTTGTTAAAGAGATGGAAGAAGAACTCAAAAATGGAAACGGTTATCCCGGAATTCTTCCAAAGTTAGCACAATATGAGATTACTTTGTTGGATTGGGCTGAACAGAATAAGGGCGCTTCTGAATATTTTGTATTTGCAAATAAGTGCTGGCCTGCATTCCAGACACAGTTCGGATTCGTTCCATGTTACGTTAATTCAAGACTTGCAGCAAAAGGAATTCCAGTAGCATGTGAAACAGATATTTATGGTGCATTAAGTGAATATATAATTACTTGTGCTACACAAATGCCTGCAACTCTGTTGGATATAAACAACTCTGTTCCTAAGGATATGTTTGAAAACAATAAGGATTTATTTAACGGATATACTCTTACAGACTTGTTTATGGGCTTCCACTGCGGAAATACTCCTTCATGTATGATGAAAAACCACTCTATGAAGTATCAGCTTATCATGCACAGATTGCTTGAACCAGACAAGGAGCCTGATATCTCAAGAGGAACTTTGGAAGGAACAATAAGACCGGGAGATATTACTTTCTTCAGGCTCCAAGGAACAGCTGACAGCCAGCTGAGAAGTTATGTTGCCGAGGGAGAGATTATTGATGTTGATCCTAAATCATTTGGTGGTATAGGTGTATTTGCAATCAAAGAAATGGGCAGATTCTACAGACATGTACTGATTGCTAAGAGATACCCACACCATGGCGGTGTAGCATTCAAGCACATGGGAAAAGTTCTGTTTGCAACAATGAAGCTTCTTGGTGTTGAGGATGTAGCTTTCAATCAGCCTGCAGCTATGCTTTATAAGGACGAGAATCCATTCAAATAA
- a CDS encoding GntR family transcriptional regulator: MQKNDNQVKYLKLMEHLKQEILMGKIKPGEQITSENVLAETMSLSRHTVRKAISMLVNEGYLYTEHGRGTYCLDRSRKRSDSRNIAVITTYISEYIFPKVIQGIDSVLSSKGYSIMLKNTNNNTKNEAVCLEDVLQKNVEGLIIEPTKSALYSENMKFYEALDNHRIPYIFIHGFYQQLNSKSHVILDDAKGMYSAVEYLAKLGHKKIAGIFKADDVQGVERHNGYAKAIADAGMAYNPDDVVWFHTEDRDIKPYNMVKRLLEENRGVDAIACYNDEIAFRVYELLKSLGVKVPDDISITGFDDSYFSANCPVKITTVRHPKEKLGEEAAEILLQMIKQNDYPTEPVQKTIIPELIIKESCLKR, encoded by the coding sequence ATGCAAAAGAATGATAATCAGGTAAAGTACCTCAAGCTTATGGAGCATCTGAAACAAGAAATACTCATGGGGAAAATAAAGCCGGGAGAACAAATTACTTCGGAAAACGTTCTTGCGGAAACAATGTCCCTGAGTAGGCATACAGTGAGAAAAGCTATTTCAATGCTTGTGAATGAAGGATATCTTTACACTGAACACGGACGTGGAACCTACTGCCTGGATAGGAGCAGAAAAAGAAGTGACTCCAGAAATATTGCTGTAATTACAACTTATATTTCAGAATACATTTTTCCAAAGGTTATTCAAGGCATTGATAGCGTACTTTCGTCCAAGGGCTACAGCATTATGCTCAAGAATACCAATAATAATACCAAAAATGAGGCTGTTTGTCTGGAAGATGTACTCCAGAAGAATGTTGAGGGTCTTATAATTGAGCCTACCAAAAGTGCCTTGTATTCGGAAAATATGAAGTTTTATGAAGCACTGGACAACCACCGTATACCATATATATTTATTCATGGCTTTTATCAGCAGCTTAATAGTAAATCACATGTTATACTGGATGATGCTAAAGGCATGTATTCGGCTGTGGAATATCTGGCAAAACTAGGGCATAAAAAAATAGCAGGAATATTCAAGGCTGATGATGTTCAAGGGGTTGAAAGACATAATGGATATGCAAAAGCCATTGCTGATGCAGGTATGGCCTATAACCCCGATGATGTAGTTTGGTTTCACACTGAGGACAGGGATATTAAGCCTTATAATATGGTTAAACGGTTGCTGGAAGAGAATCGTGGAGTTGATGCAATAGCTTGCTATAATGATGAGATTGCATTCAGAGTATATGAGCTGCTGAAAAGCTTAGGTGTAAAAGTACCTGATGATATATCGATAACGGGATTTGACGACTCCTATTTTTCTGCGAATTGCCCCGTGAAGATTACCACAGTCCGTCACCCTAAGGAGAAGTTAGGTGAGGAAGCCGCTGAAATTCTACTGCAAATGATAAAGCAAAACGATTATCCGACAGAGCCTGTTCAGAAAACTATTATACCGGAGCTTATTATAAAGGAATCCTGTCTCAAAAGGTAG
- a CDS encoding secondary thiamine-phosphate synthase enzyme YjbQ, whose protein sequence is MVREFSLKTERQNFYNITGRVAETVAESGISDGAVLVYCPHTTAGITINENADPDVVRDMLYGLDKAYPDRAEFRHYEGNSSAHLKASAMGSSQYIIVEEGKLLLGTWQGIYFCEFDGPRNRKFYVKIIKSGL, encoded by the coding sequence ATGGTACGTGAGTTCAGCTTAAAAACAGAAAGACAGAATTTTTATAATATTACTGGGAGGGTTGCTGAGACCGTGGCTGAAAGCGGGATAAGCGATGGGGCGGTTTTGGTATATTGTCCCCACACAACTGCCGGGATTACTATTAATGAAAATGCTGACCCTGATGTGGTTAGAGATATGCTTTACGGTTTGGATAAGGCTTATCCCGACAGGGCCGAATTCAGGCACTATGAGGGAAATAGTTCAGCACATTTAAAAGCCAGTGCCATGGGCAGCAGCCAGTACATCATTGTTGAAGAAGGAAAATTACTGCTTGGCACCTGGCAGGGAATTTATTTCTGCGAGTTTGACGGACCAAGAAACAGAAAGTTTTATGTAAAGATTATAAAATCAGGTTTGTAA
- the sfsA gene encoding DNA/RNA nuclease SfsA, with translation MKYKNIKKGIFIERPNRFIAYVKIDGVTEVCHVKNTGRCKELLLPGAVVYVQKSDNPHRKTGFDLISVIKGTRHINMDSQVPNKVVREWLEKGNLFNEVTLIKPEAKYKNSRFDFYVETKKDKIFIEVKGVTLEENNVVLFPDAPTERGVRHINELIESLRDGYKAYVIFVIQMKDVDYFKPNSVTHKEFADVLKSAHNKGVDILALDCVVEEGLIEIDKQVEVRL, from the coding sequence TTGAAATATAAAAATATTAAAAAAGGAATATTCATTGAAAGGCCAAATAGATTCATTGCATATGTGAAAATTGATGGTGTCACCGAGGTCTGTCATGTTAAGAATACCGGAAGATGTAAAGAGCTTTTATTACCGGGTGCAGTTGTGTATGTTCAGAAATCTGATAATCCCCACCGTAAAACAGGATTTGACCTTATTAGCGTTATAAAAGGAACCAGGCATATTAATATGGATAGTCAGGTTCCAAACAAAGTGGTCCGGGAGTGGCTGGAAAAGGGGAATTTATTTAATGAGGTTACTCTTATAAAACCTGAGGCAAAATATAAAAATTCAAGGTTTGATTTTTATGTTGAAACCAAAAAGGATAAGATTTTTATTGAGGTAAAAGGAGTAACGCTTGAAGAAAATAATGTAGTGCTTTTTCCCGATGCACCTACCGAAAGGGGCGTAAGGCATATAAATGAGCTTATTGAGAGCTTACGTGACGGTTATAAGGCGTATGTAATTTTTGTAATACAGATGAAAGATGTGGACTATTTTAAGCCCAACAGCGTAACACATAAAGAATTTGCAGATGTTTTGAAATCTGCTCATAATAAAGGTGTGGATATATTGGCTCTTGATTGTGTAGTGGAAGAGGGCCTTATAGAAATTGATAAACAAGTGGAGGTAAGATTGTAA
- a CDS encoding desulfoferrodoxin, with protein sequence MKTEVAYYRCKQCGNIVSIIKNGGGKLVCCGEQMERLEPNTTDAALEKHVPVAERKDGQIVVQIGSVAHPMIDAHYIEWIEVAGDEGTERIVLSPGDEPKAVFADKSNAEVYAYCNLHGLWMSHVK encoded by the coding sequence ATGAAGACAGAAGTTGCTTATTATCGTTGCAAGCAGTGTGGCAATATTGTGAGTATAATAAAAAATGGTGGAGGGAAACTGGTCTGTTGCGGTGAGCAGATGGAAAGACTTGAACCAAATACTACGGATGCAGCTCTAGAAAAACATGTTCCCGTAGCGGAAAGAAAAGACGGTCAGATTGTAGTACAAATTGGTTCCGTGGCCCACCCGATGATTGATGCTCATTATATTGAGTGGATCGAAGTTGCAGGCGATGAAGGTACTGAAAGAATCGTTCTTTCACCCGGTGATGAGCCAAAGGCAGTTTTTGCAGACAAGAGTAACGCAGAAGTTTATGCATACTGTAATCTGCATGGATTATGGATGTCTCATGTAAAATAA